One window from the genome of Musa acuminata AAA Group cultivar baxijiao chromosome BXJ1-4, Cavendish_Baxijiao_AAA, whole genome shotgun sequence encodes:
- the LOC135640965 gene encoding uncharacterized protein At5g64816-like, producing the protein MVDIWWSLLGAAVPALVVGQAIRAKRKNGEEQRFKSAQGHERNSDEIFVCDRVCTSKRMLKKVGALSENPPQDTCVTVCGVSELDACADACARSVCVIQHQVPNWNDVCLKRCQTECLRLLATSKY; encoded by the coding sequence ATGGTGGACATTTGGTGGTCATTGTTAGGGGCTGCAGTTCCAGCTCTTGTGGTAGGGCAAGCCATCAGAGCAAAGAGAAAAAATGGCGAAGAGCAAAGGTTCAAGAGTGCCCAAGGGCATGAAAGAAACTCGGATGAAATCTTCGTATGTGACAGAGTCTGTACTTCTAAGAGAATGCTCAAGAAGGTCGGTGCATTATCAGAGAATCCGCCTCAGGATACATGTGTTACTGTATGTGGTGTTTCTGAACTTGATGCTTGTGCTGATGCTTGTGCACGGAGTGTTTGTGTTATCCAACACCAAGTGCCTAACTGGAACGACGTTTGCCTTAAAAGGTGCCAAACCGAATGCCTTAGGCTCTTGGCAACTTCAAAGTACTAG